The region GTCCAGCCCCCCACCGTGGTGATTTGGCAGTGAGCATCTTCACGTGGGTGTTGGGAGGCTCAACGGGATAGGAGGCCTCTGGGTAGGAAGACCCCAGGCAGGGGTGCAGCTGCCTGGACCCCTCACAGCCCTGCGTGGGGGGGCGTGACAATCCCCGGGCATCTGGAATCCCGCTGCCGCACTTTCAGGCAGGAACATATAAATATTTCAGCGGAGTAGCTGAGCACTGTCAGGTTGCATTTGCTTCTGGCAGGGTAAGTGCCAGGAGAGGCGGAGAAAAGGGGGAAGATGCTCTCAGAAGATGCGTCATCTCCCAGGAGATGGGGACAGAAGCTGCAGGGCCCGATCCTCGAGGGTCTCCACTTCCATTTAGTTTCCCTCTATGGATGCTCTTGCCTCTGGGACCAGTGCAGGGCTGTGATTCAGCCCCTGTGGTTTCACCCCATAAGCATGTATCAGGGGGCTActgccaggctgtgctggggggaaGAAGGGCTTCAGCAAATTTGTTGAGCCCTGCGGGCAGCTGCACATCCAGAACCCTCTGGGTTGCAGCACAGCCCGGGCTGTAATAAATTCCACCCCCCGCTTGTAAAAAACGGGGGCTAGACATAAATCCAAGCAGCTCCGGGCAGCGGGTAGGGGAGGCGTTAAATCACTGGGAGGGGAGCGAAGGTGGTGGGCAGCGTCTCCTCGGGGGTGCTGCCGAGGCAGCCTGGCGGGACGCGGGACCCCGCAGCCCAGAGGCCACGGCAGACTGACGGGGAGCTGAGCCCGGCGGGGAGGAGCCGAAGGGTGCCGTGTCGGGACGGGAGCTGGGCGGGCGGGATGCGGAGGCGGTGTTTTCGGCGGGACTTTCCCCCCGCCTCGGACACAGTCACGGGGTGCCGCCAGCGCTCTGCCCCCGCGGCagccaaactgctgctgctgctgctcctcctgctgctcctcctcttcctcccgcctGCTGCACTATGGGACTTGTagtgcccccgccgccccgcacacGGGGCACGACTACATTTCCCGAGGgcccctcctccttccccgcctCCTTCTCCTGGCCTTGCTCCGGCTccggcgccggcggcgccgcggtAGCCCCGGGACCCCCACACTGCGCTCGGGCTGGTGCGGCCCTTCGCCCCCATGCCCGCGGCCCCCCAGGTAAGGCCCGGACTgcgggggcaggggctgctggggtttctggggtgctgggggtcgcAGGGTGCCGGCGTGCCGGGGGCACCTGAGGTACCGGGGAtgtggggtgtccccggggtgctGAGTCGCCCGGGGTACCTGGGGTGCCGGGGgtgtgggtgtccccagggtgacGCAGGGTGCCCTGTCTCAGGGTGAGCTGGTGCCGCGCAACTCCGCTCCCCCCAACACCCTCCTCTACCACGTGCACCCCAAACCACCCCGCGGCACCCGAAGAAGCCACCCATCCCttgggtgctggcgggggggaTGCGGAGAGGTGCCCGCACAGTGGGCAAGGGTGTGTTTTGAGGAGCTTCCCCTGCCTTGTTTTGGGAAGGTGCCTCAGGGACTCGCGCACCCTCATCCCTTGCCCGCTGGGCAGCTCCCCACAGAACGCATCGTGCTTCAGCGGCGTTGCTTCTATGCCACCAACATGCGGCTGCGGGGGGAGCATCCCCACTGAGGCTGTCCCCCCTGGACTGTGGTGGCTGTGGCTCCACTGGTAGCTGTGCCTGAGCTCGGCTTCCTGCATTGCCCATGGCCCTGGGTTGACAACCACATGGCGTCACAGCAGTCCGTTGTCAAAGTCACGCCGCAATAACCTGGCAATAAACAGGTTCATATGGTGATAACCACCCAcactctgctccctctcctctgcttggcttgccccagggcagagggatgACAGCACCGAGGTGGGAGCTTCCCTTGGGACTTGTGCCCGCTCACCTCACGCGGCAGCAGCTCAGTGGATGGTCTGGAGAGGTGGAGCTGGGTCCAGCCAGATAGGCTCAGAGTTGGGGCCCTGAATATGTGGGGATGCATATGCTGGGAGTTAGGAGCTGCTGCGCCTGGAGGCAGTGGCATCGAGGCGGCGGCACGGGGCTGCATCCTGGGTTTAATGCAGGTGGCTTCTTTTGGGCCAGCGACGAGCACACATATCCATCCTGGATGGACGGGAAAGGAAATGGGGAGCATCTGCTTCCAAAAGAGGTTGGAAAACAGCCCATCGGGGTCCCAGAGCATGCGTCAGGGGGCTGCCccgcagagagcagctgctggaggTGACGATTGCTCACATCTTCAGCCCAGCTCAGGGACAAGCAGGCGATGGGGCATAGTCCAGGCAGTCACGCTGGCAGGGGCCCCAGGtgggcatggcacagcatggggctggggaggtgtttTGTGGGGGTTTAGCCCCTGCTCCTTCCCACTTGCCCTTCCTGGCACTGCAGGGGGACTGCAGTGCTCCATCCGCTCCGTCCGGTGCCCAAGCTGGTGCTGGCTCTGGGCAATAGTTGGCTGGCAGTAAGTGAGCACCaaatccctgccctgctccccagggacctaTTTAAGCGGTAGGGACTGTTTGCCCAGATGTGAGCTCCAGGACATGCATGTTTTGGTGTTGCTTAAGCACCAGTGCTGAAATTCCATGGGAGTGTCACTGGACCGGTGAGTCATCACTCGGGCAAATAGGCACCCCACTTCTTGCTGCAACTTCTGGTTTTGATCACAATCTGCTTTCCCATGCCATCCCCAGTGCCGGCACCAGCTCATTTCCCTGTTAGCCATGTCTGTGATCCAGTGGGGTTCTTGCAAGGTGAGCCCCCCAGTCTCGCCATGCAGGGTGGCAGTGGAGGGCATGGACTGGGACTATGGACTTAGTTTTTAATGACTGTGATTAGTTGTTCTGCAATTAGCAGGGTAATTGGGTTTCTAGACCGTGCTCCTGCGGCATGGATTGGCACATGTGGATTTTTATGGCTCAGAAAGTGCTGTTGGTGACCTGTCATGGGAGTGGGGAGTGCTGGGAGCATGCCCAGGACAggccttttcccttccctgccttcatCCCGTGACTGCTAATTGGgcttccccagcactgccagcttTCCTGTGGCCAAACCTCAGGATCTGAGCGTTTAATCCCCCTCTGGGCTGTGAACCTCGTGGCATTTTGCATTCTCCCCAGGCAGAGCAATGCCGCCCTGTGGGATTGTGTCCCGTTGGGGCAGAGGAGAGCCGAGGGGCAGTCGCTTGCCTGCAGGAGCTGAAGTCCTACTGACTGCCCAGCTAATGTGTAACACGGGCAGCCCTGTGCCCGGTGTGCACATTAACTCGCTTTCACAACCGGTGCAGTCCCCATGGCCGCTGCCGTCTCTCTCCGGAGCATCCACAGCGCAGGgtgcctgcatccccctgcctccAGGTCTGCAGTGGAGCAAGCTGGCTCAGAGAAAACCTTCATTTCAGGAAGGGAGTAAAACCCCACTGACTCTTAATAGGGAGAAAAACAAGTTGATGGGAGCCAAGGACACCCCGCTGCAGAGCCAGGCGCTTCATGCATCCAGGTTCTTTTATACAAGATTTACAAATGCTGCCCGAAATAGCCCTCCCCCACTTTTTTCACAGCGAGACgtgcagctgcttttcttcttgcaagaACATCTCCTGTGGAGAAGGTAGCGGTATTTATTTGCCTTGCGATTATGGAGGAATTTGAACCCATGCCAAACGTTGCTTTCTCCCCAGACACTGCAGCGACGTGGCTTTCGATGCGTTGGAGAGtgcctgtggccagagacgcgctgCCTGGCCCGGCAAAGCCTGTCTAGCTCACGGTCTCCGGGACAACACTGCTGTCCCGCTGCAGAGCCAGTGGAGCCATGCCCAAGAAGGATGATGATGCCAAAAAGCCGGCATCGGAGGCAGCACTGGACCAGCGCTGGAAACTACAAGTCTTCTACCTCTGCTTCTACGGCTTCATGACACAGATCCGACCCGGGGAGAGCTTCATCACCCCGTATCTCCTGGGGGCCGACAAGAACTTCACACGGACAGAGGTGAGCCACGGGCAGCCTGTCCTCCACTGGTTGTCCCCCTTCCAGCCACAATCACCACCCTGGGGCTGGCCGGAGCATCCTCTCGCTGCCCTGGGCCATGGAGGTGTTGCTTGGTGGGTGGTACGTGGTGGTGCTTtctgggtggggggagaaggcagagggCGAAGGCAGCCTGTGTCCATCTGGCAGCATGTCCCTGACCCACTGGGATACAAGGTCACCCTGTACCCTCAGTCCCAGGCTCCTTGTGCTCAGGCTGGAAACCACTTTTGGGGGGTGATGCTTGATCccggcctgcctgggcagccggtgggatggcaggggggtgctgggctgggagaagCCCCATCCCATTTCACTGGGGAGACCCTCCCATGCTGGCATGGTGCACAgtggggggcacagggctgggtACCACTGGGCTGCTGGCAACGAGGGGGTTAGATGAGGAGGGGCAACATGTTGTTGTCCCCAAACCAAGGGACGCTGGCCCCAGTCCCAGCAGGCTGTGTTCGTGGGAATGCTGCATTCCCGGCacgggagggagctggggctcaGCCAGGCCTCCAGCAGTGCACGCCATGGGCCACATTCCTCCCCCAGGAGGTGCTGCCATGGGggtcagcagctggtgcccaccCAAACTGCACTCCTCTGGGCCAGGGCCATCTCCCAGGGATGTGTCCAGTGCTCAGTCCCTCCTTGCACACACGGCAGGTGACCAATGTGATCACACCGGTGCTGACCTACTCCTACATGGCCGTGCTGGTGCCCATCTTCCTGCTGACGGACTACCTGCGCTACAAGCCAGTGCTGGTGCTGCAGAGCCTGAGCCACATCTCcatctggctgctgctggtgttgggcACCTCTGTCCTGGCCATGCAGCTGATGGAGTTCTTCTACGGCATCACCATGGCTGCCCGCATTGCCTACTCCTCCTACATCTTCTCCCTCGTTGCCCCGTCTCGCTACCAGCGTATGGCCAGCTACTCCCGCTCTGCCGTCCTCCTGGGTGTGTTCACCAGCTCAGTGCTAGGCCAGCTCTGTGTCACCTTGGGTGGCGTCTCCTTCCTCACCCTCAACTACATCTCGTTGGGCTTCGTCAGCTTCGGCCTCATCCTCACCCTCTTTCTCAAGTGGCCGCGGCGCAGCCTCTTCTTCAACCGTCCTGAGGGGGCTGGTGATGAGGCTGCGGCTGCTGAGCTGGACAAGATGGCTGGGGGAGACAGcggtgggggcacagggggctggcGGGAGGCAGCGCTGTGCCGTATGCTGCGGGAGTTGGGAGCATTGGCCAGGCAACCCCAGCTCCGGCTATGGTCCTTGTGGTGGGTCTTCAACTCAGCTGGTTACTACCTGATGCTGTACTATGTGCATATCCTCTGGAGTGAGATCTACCCCACCACAGACAACAGCCGGGTGTACAACGGAGGAGTGGACGCCGCCTCCACACTGCTAGGTATGCTGCcccgggctggggacacgggtgaTGCAGGAGGACAACCCCATCCCACTGCGTCCCCGGGATTGGCAGTCCTTCTGGCGTTTTGGGGGATGCAGGGGGTGGTATGGCAGTGCTGATGAGATGAGCATCACTAGATGAGATGAGCATGACAAGGCTGGGGGACGCGAGGTGGTCCCATGCTGGTGAGGTGTTCACAGTATCCTTCATCCActccccaggggctggtgccTCTTTCATCGCTGGCTACGTGAAGATCCGGTGGACACTGTGGTCGGAGCTGGTGATTGGGGTGGTGACAGCTTTccaggcagggctgctcctgctcatGAACACCACCAGGAACATCTGGCTGTGCTATGCCGCCTATGTCTTCTTCCGCGGCTCCTACCAGTTCCTGGTGCCCATTGCCACGTGCGTGGTACCCTTGAGGACCCTCTCCTATCTCAGCAGCTGGGCTGGCACCAGGGGCTCACTAGTTCCCCCATTTTCCCCAGTTTCCAGATTGCTACCTCCCTCTCCAAAGAACTCTGTGCACTGGTCTTCGGGGTCAATACCTTCTTCGCCACTGTGCTGAAGACCATCATCACGATCATCGTGGCTGACAAGAGGGTCTTGGGCTTGTCTGTGCATCCCCAGGTAGGGATGAGTGGCACCTAGGATGGTGATCCCCTAATGGTGTGGGATGAAGTGGGGTGGGGCTGCAAGCAttgctctctccccctctctttttcagttttatgtgTATTTCGGCTACTTCACACTGCTGGCAGTGGTCTACCTGCTGGCAGCCGTCAGCGTGGGCATCAAGCATagctgcagaaagcagccagCGGAGCTGGCTCTTGCCAAGGAGCCATGCCAGCTCGCTGCCGAGGTGCTGGTACAGGACAAGAGCCTGGAGA is a window of Larus michahellis chromosome 7, bLarMic1.1, whole genome shotgun sequence DNA encoding:
- the SLC19A1 gene encoding reduced folate transporter, with product MPKKDDDAKKPASEAALDQRWKLQVFYLCFYGFMTQIRPGESFITPYLLGADKNFTRTEVTNVITPVLTYSYMAVLVPIFLLTDYLRYKPVLVLQSLSHISIWLLLVLGTSVLAMQLMEFFYGITMAARIAYSSYIFSLVAPSRYQRMASYSRSAVLLGVFTSSVLGQLCVTLGGVSFLTLNYISLGFVSFGLILTLFLKWPRRSLFFNRPEGAGDEAAAAELDKMAGGDSGGGTGGWREAALCRMLRELGALARQPQLRLWSLWWVFNSAGYYLMLYYVHILWSEIYPTTDNSRVYNGGVDAASTLLGAGASFIAGYVKIRWTLWSELVIGVVTAFQAGLLLLMNTTRNIWLCYAAYVFFRGSYQFLVPIATFQIATSLSKELCALVFGVNTFFATVLKTIITIIVADKRVLGLSVHPQFYVYFGYFTLLAVVYLLAAVSVGIKHSCRKQPAELALAKEPCQLAAEVLVQDKSLETGVVQA